In Mobula birostris isolate sMobBir1 chromosome 15, sMobBir1.hap1, whole genome shotgun sequence, the following proteins share a genomic window:
- the LOC140210197 gene encoding CBY1-interacting BAR domain-containing protein 2-like, whose translation MNSLSRDAQVKIMEGTVANAEKYLGQFCTLLASYTRKTARLRDKVDLLIRQIMDFANTENPEMQTCLKGLGEELSKVQDYRQAQVERLDVKVVGPLKAYGPLTKSKRADIKKFNSVRNREIKELELLQKVKQKNPSDRQGIVSF comes from the exons ATGAATTCATTATCAAG GGATGCTCAGGTCAAGATCATGGAAGGAACGGTGGCCAATGCTGAGAAGTACCTTGGCCAGTTTTGCACGCTGCTGGCTTCTTACACCCGGAAGACAGCCAGACTGAGAGACAAAGTTGACCTCCTGATAAGACAGATCATGGACTTTGCAAACACAGAGAACCCAGAGATGCAAACGTGCCTTAAGGGCTTAGGAGAAGAGTTGTCCAAAGTTCAGGACTATCGTCAGGCACAG GTGGAGAGATTGGATGTTAAAGTCGTTGGACCACTCAAGGCTTATGGTCCCCTGACAAAATCCAAACGG GCTGATATCAAAAAATTCAACAGTGTCAGAAATCGTGAAATTAAAGAACTAGAGCTTCTGCAAAAGGTGAAACAAAAGAACCCCTCGGACAGGCAAGGAATTGTATCCTTTTGA